In Acidianus brierleyi, one genomic interval encodes:
- a CDS encoding (2Fe-2S)-binding protein — protein sequence MQKVHVKININEKPYEAEIEPRLLLVHFIRDIAGLTGTHIGCDTTNCGACTVILNGKAVKSCTMFAVQANGKDVITIEGLAKDGKLHPIQEGFWVKHGLQCGYCTPGMIMAAYQLLKKNPNPSEEEIRIGISGNLCRCTGYQNIVEAIKYASEKMKGEI from the coding sequence ATGCAAAAAGTACATGTAAAAATAAATATTAACGAAAAGCCATACGAAGCCGAAATAGAACCTAGATTATTGTTAGTGCACTTTATAAGAGATATAGCAGGTTTAACTGGTACTCATATAGGCTGTGATACTACAAACTGTGGTGCTTGTACGGTAATACTAAATGGTAAAGCAGTCAAATCGTGTACTATGTTTGCAGTACAAGCAAATGGAAAAGATGTTATTACTATAGAAGGTTTAGCTAAAGATGGCAAGCTACATCCAATACAAGAAGGTTTCTGGGTAAAGCATGGGCTACAATGCGGTTATTGTACTCCTGGAATGATAATGGCTGCTTATCAATTACTTAAAAAGAATCCTAATCCTTCAGAAGAGGAGATAAGGATAGGAATTTCTGGAAATCTTTGCAGGTGTACAGGATATCAGAATATAGTAGAGGCAATAAAATACGCTTCAGAAAAAATGAAGGGTGAAATTTAA